AACAAAACGGTGTAATTCTCAAAGTATTTGCTAGGCAAATAATGTCTTGTTGCTCCTGttctttttgcatttaaattttGTAATAAGCATTGTACAACTGGTGCAAAATTGGACTCATTGCAACAGTCTAATGCACAAAGATCAGCACTAACTGCCACATTGCCACATGCAATTACAATGACATTATTAGCATCTTCAGAGAGTGAGAGATACAGGGGAGACCAGGCTTAGTTGTCACACTGCTAATTACAGCTAAATTAGAGGGCACTATGACAATGTATTTGATGTTATTCAGTTGTTCTGCCATCCTGGTCATTTTGCACTGGTCATTTTgtggaaaagacacaaaacattaagGTGAcgaaaataaattgtaatttttacatgtcagagtaacattttcatgttgttgtttttgtattgaaagATTGTCGGTTATTAGTAATtacaaacttaaaaacatattaaaaagttgaagttaataataatagctGTGATTTGAGTCAACTTCTTAAGTGTTTGTCAAGTGGCCAGTTGGGGTCGGTTGTCTCACTGCTCTGGGAGTTGGTTGTCACATTCAGTATGTGGAGATTAATGTAATTCAATCTTACTGCTTTATTTAACTTATATTCATGATAAATTGTTATTATACAATGGCTTTAAGAAAGCCTAGATTTTTGTTCAATACCgtaaagtcatttattttgctTCTCATTACAGAGAATAATTGGAACAAAGAATCACCTGTTTAAAATGCATGGTTTAAACACAAAGAGCATTGATGAATACTAATATAGACCGGGTATCCATTTCAAAACTATTTTGGTATTTCtatattaaaaacctttttttttattaaaacccCATTTATAACAGTAGGGACAACCAACCCCATACCTTGTGACAGGGTTGGTTGTCACAATGTGTCAGAGCATCCTTGATGGTAAATTACTTCTTGTTACAATAGGTTGTGAAAATGTAAGGGATTTCACTTTCAAAGCTTTCATTTAATGTAGAAATGACTATTGCAAGATGTTTTAATGAGACGCAATTTACACAAGAGTAAAAAGTGTGACAACCAACCCTGGTCTCTCCTACAAACTGAAGTGCATTTATAAGGGATGtccactctgtgtgtttgaaaacaacaacagcactgACAGACTAGGATGTTAAATCTCTCTGTCACGTTTAAATTTCTTTCCTGAGGTTTtgagcttcattttttttcttctctctgccaCTGTTCTGCCTATGGTGTCCTTAGTGCAAAGATAACAGTTAAACTTTGCAACAGGGATAATTGCAATCAGAGCATTAGGGGGAAACTGGACACACAGTAGCTGCAAAACTTTATGGCCATCTTTGCTATATTAGCATGGAGTCTTTTCTAAATCGGACCTTGAGCCGTTAGGGTCACAAGTGATGACCAGTTTTTATGGTGCTATCAGTGGCTACAATCTACTCTTTGTGAATTAACCTGTGAATGTTCATAAAATTGGCATTGCGCAATCACATTTTGTTCTGCCCTTTAAAATTTGTACTTTAGTACTGTTAAATTTGGTTTCAGGCTTGCtaaggtttatttatttatagcttTATTTATGAATGATTTCCATACATGTATCCTTGAGAGcatgttattttctgttattctcGACTATGACATTGCTCTGTGACAgctgctcctcctctcctctgcctgTTTCTGCTCTAATAGTATCTTCTCCTTCCCGCTGCCCTGGGCTGCCTCCTCCTTTACAACCCTGGCAATCTGCTTTGCTGAAAGTCAGCTGTGAGTGGTGACACACAGTGGACTGCTTCTCAGAATGAGCATGGCTCTGTGCTGGGCCTGTCTTCATCACTGGCTTCCTCAGGTTCTGCTCTTCTGCCTCTCCCTCTGTGCttgcctttctctctgttttcctcctctctctactTGTGTTTTGCActtctctcttgttttcttctttgctaTTCACTTCCTCTTTGGTCTCCTGCACATGGGGCTGGCCCATCCTCTCTGCCAGCTTTCTCAGATCCTGCTCCTCGTCCATGGAGCTCAGTGAGGGAAGCGTTGAGGTGTCTGGTCTCTTATTCTCTAGGTCTGTGAAAATCAGAGTTTCACATTTATTCTGCAGGTGAGTTTTCATTTGCTAAGGCaaagaacagaagaaaaggaaaagatgtCCTTCATTTGAAGTGCATAAAGTTGTCTTCTAGAAAGTTAGAAAGAGAGTAAGTTATGTAGCAACATAATGACAATTGGGGGGAAATGTAATAATAGATGGACATGTTGCCATAAAGTGTACAGTGTACTGAGTTTCTctggttttctctcttttatccaTTAACTCttacattattataaaatgacATATACTGTGATAAAGGGTTTTTTCCCACCAATAGAATGGCCTCCTTATTTAGAAGTATATGAGAAAATTACCCTACTACTCATTTGATTTTACCTCagtcaacattttcataatgagtttatggtctcaatcgctactTTCCAGTCTTCTTCAATTTAGCATAttgttcatttagtaaattatggtcctatttatttcaaaacagaCAATAAAGCAGGAGATGCTTTAGAGCATATCTTCACACTGACCACCAAAAAGGACAGTTTAGCAATGCTAACTATGGCAGTGTGCATATTAAAATAGGTTGTTCAGCCAACCAATCTAGCAAGCTAGCTACGGCTGTCGTTAGCTGGTAACTTTTGGGAACGTGAAGATTTTGATAACtggtacatgcagatgaatggcaACTGTACCCGAAGGTCTGTGTTCTCCACTGGATGACTTGCTTCAGTTGAAAAAAGGCAACTTGtgcaactttccctctttagcgtttagcttgtCACAACGCAACCACAAACAACACTGGCTTGGCCATATCATCCTACCCAGCAACTGTCACATCCAGTTGCTAAAAACCAAGATGGCAACGCGTGTATCGCCAAACTCAAGGCTGTCAGTCAAActctgtcactgcccaatgtgaggagagtgcagatgcTCAggtttaaacggtttacggcaacACGTGTCATATTGAAATTTGTGAAACCCATAAAATACTAAATGTTTCTCgttacaaacaacaacagaagatggaaatcatttcaaaaacttttATCTATCTGTGAtggtttgattgctaacgttagctcaaaagaACTGATAGcctttgatgtgtttgatgcaaacttgtagccagcagtgaagcAACTTGGTtgagtaggtccatttttactgtattgacattacagaaaacTCGCCTTAGCATCTTGTCGCagagtgacgcatgcgcaactcaaatctgccctCGACTCACATTAGGGAGTAACAGCCTAAAAAATGGCAGTTcagtctgcagtgtgtgtgtgtgtgtgtgttacctgctacagtttgctgctgtGTCCAGGCAGAAGGTTTGTCTGTGGGCTGAGGCTCTCCAAGTTTCAGACTCTGCTCTGCTTTGGATCCGGCTCTTGGTGGGATGTGCAGGGACATTTCTTGAGGACCACTGAGCTCACAAGCAACTCTGCTTCCATCAGTTTTactgaggctgctgctgctaatgGTGTCTCCTGGGCTGGTGGTCCCACCACTGTTCCTGTCAATACAACCACTGCCTTTGCCATCGTCACCAAACACTTCATCGGCTTTGCTGCCATCATTTTTGCTGCAGATAGTTTTAGCAGCAGCAACTTTGGTGTCTTTAATGCAATCTCTTTCGGCGAGGTCAGTAGCTTTACTATCATCACTGTAATTAGTATGGGCATCTTTACTGCTGCTCTTGCTGCTGTTTGCTCGTTGAGGTTCGTCCATTTGCACAGGGCGGCCCCTGAAGACCAGGTCAGGGTAGGTCATCTGCATCTCCATTATGGACTGGTCTACGCTGATGAAATGGCAGTGTCGAGGCTTGGGCTGTGGTTTCACTGCAAGTCTGGTGTCCAAATCCGGACGTACCTGGAGATATAAACAGAGCCGAGTTCAGTAGAGTGCAGCCGGTTTGTTAAAGTTGGGTACTTAGTTTGTCATGTCATCCTGTCTTTTGCAGTATATAATTGATATCTAAAGCATACACCTGAATCCTAATGGATTTTCAAAGGTAAAGCAGTGTAGTGTTTCTCATTTTATGCTGCTTTGTTGATATTATGAGTAGCTGAATAGTAGCTGAATGTAGATGAATAGTTGCTCCATTACAGTTATCATAGTTTTTATGGCTGATGTTGAAACAtcagcttttctttctttctcgaCACAGTCAACCTGTCTTACCTCTTTTCtatcttccttcttcttctcctccttctcctcctcttccttctggCCTATCGTTGTCTTCTTGTCTGTGGTTTCCTCTATTTTTGTAGGCCCCACTCTCCTCTGGAGGACCTCCAGCCACTCCTGCAGAGTAAGATCACAACTGTCACGTCAAAGCCATGACGTGAAAGTTgtgtgtgacctttgaccctgtcATATGGCTACCATTcatttgaatatacagtatgaacagtGTTGGGTGGAGAGCATAGTCAGTATCACTATCATTCTGTTACTTTGGAATTCCATGGTACTAAGCCACACTCATACTATGTACTCAATCATTGTTCAAAGCACATGTATTCCTTTTCTGAGAGTCATAGCTTTACATGGATTTAGCTCACTGCAGCCAGAAAATATGTCTTCCTTTGATTCTGTCTTTAAAACTCACTGTGTATAGGTCCTGTCAAAGAATATGCCCAACATGACACACTTAAATTTTGATTGGCTAAAGAATATGACAAAATCAACAATATTGTCCCTTTTTGCTTAAACAGCAGAGACATTTACTCGGAATTCTGAAGGCCTCAGAGTAGAATTTTCACCCGGAAACAGCACAGAGgggaaatatataaaatatactcATAAATactaatatataaaatacaattttcagaTTCTGACAATCTCTTGGCCAGCAGAGATGGCCTTCAGACGTGGAAAACCGGAAACCCTAACTGCACCTGTTTAAATCAGGATTGTTAAATTTTCCAAATCATTTTCCATACCAAAACGTAGGCCATCAGAATCATTTGAAAGGTTCTATTATCTCATAGGAATAGATCACCCCTTTATTGGAGAAGGAAACACTGGAGGACTTTTATCTCTGTGGCATATTAAAATCCTTAGAAGATGTGGTACAGCAATGTGGAATCCCTAGGTCCCTAGGTTATTTTGATAGTTGCTAGATGTTAGTCATCTATAATTGGTGAGTTTTGGATCCAGTTCTTCAGCCCCAAGGGCACCAGAATCTTTAGAaaaggtgtttttaaaatatggaaAAGGTCACAAAGCATCTGGGTCTTATTCAATGCTTATGCAGAACTTGGGGAGGGAGTGTGGACAGCACTCGAAAATGATCGGAGTATTACACTGAACGATGAGGAGGGGGACAGAATCTGTAGGAATATTAAAACTGTGTCATGCGATGTGACGGTGAGGCTTGCATCGCTTCTAATGGACTCCCTCCAGATTGTTTACAATTGGTCTTAAAACACACCAAATTGTAGGAAATGTAAGACAAAGGAACAATTACTTCATGTCCCATTGTCCTATGATAAGGCCCAGGAATTCTGGACCATGATACATGACAACCTATGCCAGATTGTAGGGACCCAGGGTCCATTCAGCCCAAGATTATTTACTCTAGGAGATGGGTCAATACTAAGGCCATGAGAAGCTTGGTCCAGTCTAGTCTCAATCCAAGAGTGGGCTTATAAAATGGCTTTGTTTTCTGACTTCCTGCTCTTTGTCCTCCTTCCCGCCTGTGTAATTACCTGTAACGCCCCTATGTGTAGCACCCGCCTCTCATTGTCcccctgtcttgtgtatttCAGTTTGGTCTCACCCTTACTCTTGTGCGAGATCGTCTGTTTTCCTTGTTTGGATCCTTCAAGCGtttttccctgtttccagtGTTCCTGATTTCCTGAGTTCCTGTGTTCTTGAATGCTTGTTGTTACTTGGACACTGTTACCTGAAAGTTTTATTAACGCTCTGATAAAACCATTCATCTCATATGCAACCTcttcccattaatgcatgttactaactaaacttcttccctttcccaaagTCTTGTGCGCTCTCGTCCCCTAAGttttgtgctctctcgcccctctacTCTCTCCTCCaattgcttcctgcaggt
This portion of the Etheostoma cragini isolate CJK2018 chromosome 17, CSU_Ecrag_1.0, whole genome shotgun sequence genome encodes:
- the LOC117960938 gene encoding uncharacterized protein LOC117960938 — translated: MKNGSRTEEQAKVSRQELYEDYVNYLQLCPEVRPCRDACLLEKAAQFLQTEPEPTGSFTLFPFYQAVRHDCKSLRTGSREHLAAFIKATDLLETLCVNLFLQPWKKEIKTLKTFTGPFVYCLLPVLSSSTIQSVLATIGYLPHADSPQSEYRLSEDANPDRAMLLGFEMLLARVECYHLLELLEKDQVGPQEWLEVLQRRVGPTKIEETTDKKTTIGQKEEEEKEEKKKEDRKEVRPDLDTRLAVKPQPKPRHCHFISVDQSIMEMQMTYPDLVFRGRPVQMDEPQRANSSKSSSKDAHTNYSDDSKATDLAERDCIKDTKVAAAKTICSKNDGSKADEVFGDDGKGSGCIDRNSGGTTSPGDTISSSSLSKTDGSRVACELSGPQEMSLHIPPRAGSKAEQSLKLGEPQPTDKPSAWTQQQTVADLENKRPDTSTLPSLSSMDEEQDLRKLAERMGQPHVQETKEEVNSKEENKREVQNTSRERRKTERKASTEGEAEEQNLRKPVMKTGPAQSHAHSEKQSTVCHHSQLTFSKADCQGCKGGGSPGQREGEDTIRAETGRGEEEQLSQSNVIVENNRK